A part of Vulpes vulpes isolate BD-2025 chromosome 15, VulVul3, whole genome shotgun sequence genomic DNA contains:
- the CUEDC2 gene encoding CUE domain-containing protein 2, with amino-acid sequence MELERIVSAALLAFVQTHLPEADLSGLDEVIFSYVLGVLEDLGPSGPSEENFDMEAFTEMMEAYVPGFAHIPRGTVGDMMQKLSGQLSGARNKENLQPQGSEVQGQVPISPEPLQRPEKLKEETRASTAAGDTQDEAAGAQEELLPGVDVLLEVFPTCSVEQAQWVLAKARGDLEEAVQMLVEGKEEGPPAWDGPNQDLPRRLRGPQKDELKSFILQKYMMVDSAEDQKIHRPMAPREAPKKLIRYIDNQVVSTKGERFKDVRNPEAEEMKATYINLKPARKYRFH; translated from the exons atgGAGCTGGAGAGGATTGTCAGTGCAGCCCTCCTTGCCTTCGTCCAGACGCACCTCCCAGAGGCTGACCTCAG CGGCTTGGATGAGGTCATCTTCTCCTATGTGCTCGGGGTCCTGGAGGATCTGGGCCCCTCTGGACCATCAGAAGAGAACTTCGATATGGAGGCTTTCACTGAGATGATGGAGGCCTATGTGCCTGGCTTTGCTCACATCCCAAG GGGTACAGTAGGGGACATGATGCAGAAGCTCTCAGGGCAGTTGAGTGGTGCCAGGAACAAAG AGAACCTGCAACCACAGGGCTCTGAGGTCCAAGGTCAGGTACCCATCTCCCCAGAGCCCCTGCAACGGCCTGAAAAGCTCAAAGAAGAGACTAGGGCTTCTACTGCTGCTGGAGACACCCAGGATGAG GCAGCTGGTGCTCAGGAGGAGCTGCTGCCGGGGGTGGATGTACTCCTGGAGGTGTTCCCTACCTGTTCAGTGGAGCAGGCCCAGTGGGTGCTGGCCAAAGCCCGAGGAGATTTGGAAGAAGCCGTGCAGATGCTTgtagaggggaaggaggaggggcctCCAGCCTGGGATGGCCCCAACCAG GACCTGCCCAGGCGACTCAGAGGCCCCCAAAAGGATGAACTGAAGTCCTTCATCCTGCAGAA GTACATGATGGTGGATAGCGCAGAGGATCAGAAGATTCATCGGCCCATGGCTCCCAGGGAG GCCCCCAAGAAGCTGATCCGGTACATCGACAACCAAGTAGTAAGCACCAAAGGGGAGCGATTCAAAGATGTGCGGAATCCTGAGGCCGAGGAGATGAAGGCCACATACATCAACCTCAAGCCAGCCAGAAAGTACCGCTTCCACTAA